The sequence GCGTTGATTTCGAACCAGCCGTTGTCGTTACCCGACGTGATGCTGTACGTCACCGACTCACCGTCCGCGTCTGTCGCACTCACGGTGCCGATCACGGTCGTGCCGTCTAGGTTCTCGTTGTAGCTGAAGCTGTATTCACCGTCGTCGTTGGTCCCAGTGAACTCCGGCGCGTTGTCGTCCAGGTTCTGCTCGTTCAGCGTCACGTCGATTTCGGTCGACTTCACATCGCCAAGACCGCCCGCTTCTGTCGCCGTCACTTTCAGATTGTGCACGTTCGCCAGCGCTTCGAAGTCGTTCGACGCGGCCAACACACCCGCATCCGTTAGGGTAATCGCACCCGTTGAAGCGTTGATTTCGAACCAGCCGTTGTCGTTACCCGACGTGATGCTGTACGTCACCGACTCACCGTCCGCGTCTGTCGCACTCACGGTGCCGATCACGGTCGTGCCGTCTAGGTTCTCGTTGTAGCTGAAGCTGTATTCACCGTCGTCGTTGGTCCCAGTGAACTCCGGCGCGTTGTCGTCCAGGTTCTGCTCGTTCAGCGTCACGTCGATTTCGGTCGACTTCACATCGCCAAGACCGCCCGCTTCTGTCGCCGTCACTTTCAGATTGTGCACGTTCGCCAGCGCTTCGAAGTCGTTCGACGCGGCCAACACACCCGCATCCGTTAGGGTAATCGCACCCGTTGAAGCGTTGATTTCGAACCAGCCGTTGTCGTTACCCGACGTGATGCTGTACGTCACCGACTCACCGTCCGCGTCTGTCGCACTCACGGTGCCGATCACGGTCGTGCCGTCTAGGTTCTCGTTGTAGCTGAAGCTGTATTCACCGTCGTCGTTGGTCCCAGTGAACTCCGGCGCGTTGTCGTCCAGGTTCTGCTCGTTCAGCGTCACCGTAGCTTCAGCTGTCGAGCCGTAACCGTCGGTCATCACCATCTGGTAATCACCACTGTTCGAGCCTTGATCGAAGTCGTTCACCTCCGCCGCCACGCCCGCTGCCGTGATGCTGATATTGCCGGCCGCATCCACACTGTAGAAGCCGTCTTCACTGGTGGTGCTTAATGTGCCGTCACTGTGTTTGAACTCGTATATGGTCACGCCATCCAGATCGCTGCCTGACAAAGTGCCAACCACCGCGTCCGCCACTTGGTTTTCCGCGTACGTCACCGTTTGCGCATCAAATGAAGATTGGTCATTTACTGGCGTAACCCCAACATCAACCGTAATGGTATCAGTACCACCTTGGCCATCATTAACCACAACAGTAAAGCTATCGCTTCCGTTGTAGTTCTCGTTTGGGGTGTATGTCCAATTACCATTTTCATCGACGACTACAGAGCCATTCTCTGGCTCTGTACCTTTACTGAACGTTAACTGATCATTATCTGCGTCTGTTGCATTGAGGGAGCCGCTGACTGGAGTATCTTCATCTGTAGTGACAGAAACATCGTCACCGACCGGTGAATCATTAATAGGAGTAACACCGATATTCACGGTTATTGTGTCTGTGCCACCTTGCCCGTCAGAGACTTCTACAGTAAAGCTGTCATCACCGTTGTAGTTTTCATTAGGTGTATAAGTCCAGTCACCGTTTCCATCAACGACGACGGTGCCGTTCGAAGGATCTGTAGCTTTAACGAAAGACAGAGTATCGCCATCTTCGTCTGAAGCCGACAAGGTTCCGTTCACTGGCGTATCTTCATCTGTGGTAAAAGAGACTGTGTCACCGATAGGTGAATTATTGTTATCAACGAAAGTGGGATTTTTATTAGGTTGCTCAAACGAACGGAAAGCATCAAGAAGACTCAAGCTTTGAGTACGAGACATTCCCAGCGCTTCAAAACCCGTTGTTACGAAGTCGGTACCAGGGATAGTTTCTTCGCCATCTCGCTCGATAGTTCCGCTCGCACTTAAACTAGAGCCATTCTGGCCTGCAGCGGTAGCGAACTCTTCACCTAACTCTGTTGGGTCTTGACCTTCTTCTAATGCAGCAAAAATATTCGCTATGTCTTGGTCAAGTTCAACTTCCCCACCTTCTTCTGGTGAAAAGCGCTTTGCTGATACCTGAGGTTCATTGGACCCGTTCTGAGATTCAAGAACGACATCCCCTGTTTGTAGTGGTTGGCCTTCTTCTAAGACTTTAATCGTACCATCTACCGAGATAACAATGCGCTGGCCAAGTGCTAATGCACCACCCAAATTCAATGTTGTCATGTCCATATAAACCCCTAAAAAAGCATTTCTTGTCATTAACGTCAAAATAGTGACATTATATTTATAATATTAGTTAAAATATAACACTTAAAGTCATATAATTCCTAGTTATGAATCTAGTATTTAACAACTTGAGTGACAAGCTAATGACGGTGATCACATCGCATAACAATCTTAGTGCTCACAACAGTAATATAAGTTATTGTGTTTGCGGAAAATAATAGATTTTAAAACGTAAGATTGACGTATCTAAAAATACCATAAAACGCACGATGATCGGTTAACATTTTAACAACCATTTGCGAACGCCAGCTTAGCGATCGTAATTTTTTTGGCGGTTCATCTAAATTTCGTATATAACATCACGAATTCAAGATTTAGATGCGAGCTAACTTTAGGGAGATGCACATTGAATAGGCTTCAAAAGACAATATTAGGGTTAGCTATAGCACTGAGTTTACCGACTAAAGCCCAGACCTTAGAGCAAGCCGTTGCGTTTACTTTAGAAAGTAACCCTGAAATTAAAAGTGCTTATAATGAATACGTCAGTAAGCGCTATCTTAATGACGCTTCTGGTGGTGCTTACCGTCCAAGTATAGACTTAGATGGCGGTATTGGTTATGAGCATACTGACCTTGCGACCAATTCAGACACAACAGACCTTACTCGAAAAGAAGCCACTATTACCCTTACTCAGCTTATCTGGGATGGAGCTAACACCTCGAATGATATTGATCGTACCGCAGCCGATGCCGAATCTGTTCGCTATCAGTTGCTTTCCAATGCGCAAGATATCGCGTTAGAAGTAACCAAGGTTTACCTCGACGCTGTAAAGGCCTATGAAGTACTTTCTCTTTCTGAAAACAACCTAGCCACGCATAAAGAGATATACAGCGACATTCGTAAACGTGTCGAATCAGGTATTGGTTCAACAGCAGATATGTCACAGGTAGAAGCTCGTATAGCAAAAGCACACGGTAATTTACTTGCGGCGCAAAACAACCTTTTTGACACTCATACACAATTCAAAAGGCTTGTTGGTCAATCTCCACTAGGGTTAACCTTCCCTCGAGCAGATTCGGGCGCTATCCCTTACACGGTTGATGGAGCATTAGCAAAAGCGTTTAACCAACACCCTGTGATAAAGATTGCACAAGCCGATGTAGACTCAGCGAAATTTCAGTACAAACAATCTAAGAGCACCAACTACCCAACTGTTTCTTTTGAAGCAGCTCAAACCTGGCGCGATGATGCCGGTGGCACTCCAGGCAGCAGTGACGAATTTTCTGCGATGGTTCGTTTAAGATACAACCTTTACAACGGTGGTTCAGACCAAGACCGCGCAGAAAGTGCCGCTTATCAACTAAACAAAGCGAAAGACCTCCGTGAAAGCACCTACCGCAATGTAGAAGAGAGCTTGCGTCTTTCATGGAGCGCGCTGGATTTAACCGTTCAACAAAAAGAGTTCTTATCTGACCACGTAGACTCGGCATCAGACACGGTAATCTCGTATGAGAAACAATACCGCATCGGTAAACGTACTCTCCTCGATTTACTTAACACCGAGAATGAACTATTCGAGGCCCGTAAGGGCTATCTGGATGCCAAATACGATGAACAATACGCGAAATACCGAGTAATGAATGCAACAGGAAACCTGTTAACAGGGTTACGCGTCGAAACCCCTCAAGAATGGAATGAAAAGGTAGAATATTAATGAAGCTGATTAAGACTGTATTTCCGCTTTGCCTCATGATTGTCTCTGCCAACGTTTTAGCTGAAACAAGCAATGAAGAATTTGAATATCGAGCTCTTCCAGACATCACGCAAATTTATGATCTCGAAGATGATGATAATGACGGCGTAATTAACGCTCGAGATTTATGTCCAGATACTCAAATTGGCGCTGAGATAGATAACGACGGTTGTGGTTCATATTTCGAGTCATCAGAGAAAAAAGAGCTTCACATACTCTTCGCCAATAACTCTACGGAAATTAACCCTGCCTTTCTTAGTCAGATACGCCAGATGGCAGCATTTTTAAAGCGTTACGAGGGCACGACAATTGAATTGCAAGGCTATGCCAGTAAAGTGGGTAATGCCGAACATAATTTAAAGCTATCAAAAGACCGTGCATCACACGTAAGACGTGCGCTTATCAGCAATGGCATTCAACCGTCTAGAGTGAACATCGTCGGTCACGGTGATTCTGATTTTAGTAGTGATGACACCCAAATCAATCACGCATTACATCGGAAAGTTGTCGCTTCTGTTGCAGGATTTAAAGGTAACATTAAAGAAGAGTGGCACATCTTCACCAAAATAAAAAAGTAGCTTCTACACTACTTTCACCATACTGAATCGCTATCTTAAGTTAACGTTTCAGTATGGTGATAATTCCTTGAATAGCATGTACCTAAGCCGTCTATAATGTTAATCTTGCCTCGTTATCAACATAGAGAATTAATCCATGAGCAAACTAACAGCTGATACTCAAGCAAATCTAGAACTTTTCGTTTCTGAAACACAAGAAACTAAACTGGTATGGGGCCTTCGCAATGAAGAAGGTTGGCTAGCATGTGACTCAAGTGAATTCGAAAGCAGCGAAGTGATGCCTTTTTGGTCTTCAAAAGAAGATGCTCAGACTCACAACGTTGAAGAGTGGGCTGACTTTGAAGTATTAGAAATTCCACTAGATATCTTTGTAGAAGATTGGTTACTGACTCTTGCTGAAGACGGCGTTCTTGTTGGTACTAACTGGAATGCAACACTAGAAGGCAAAGAACTTGAGCCTTCTGACCTAGCGAAATTATACATCTAATTTCCAATATCGGTCGTGCGAATGCGTACGGCCGATATGCCTTTGATAAATCGAAATAAATTAGAGACCTCCCTCGCACAAACTCCGACTTACACCACCCGAAATTTGAACCAAGATCAAATTAATCATAGAATATCGTTCTTTATCTGATTGATAGTCTCTTGTGATTCACTCCGTTTTTATTACCTTTCTGCTTTTCATTAGTTTTAATTCTTACAGCCAAGTCTCAACGTTAGATCGTGACCACAATTCATCAATCTATGCCTCCAATTTAGACGTCAATGCGACTCCAAATGCTGATTGGAACGCACTTTATCTCTCCACTTTAAATCATTCTCCTGAGCGCGCATTAAACATGCTGCAAACACGTTATATGAGCTCAACAGCATACGGAGATAAGCTTTACTTAGCGTCCCTTCTGTATCAATACATGAGCCACCGCGATCAGCCATTCTATGGGACAACTTCAAACGACAGTGAATACCAAGTAATAGAAGAAGCGTTTATTTTTGCTTTGATGAAAGACGGCCAAGGCCAATATAACGAAGCGCAACAAGGTTTTTTGACCCTACTGGCTAAAATGCAATCGCGCAGTGATTTGACTGGAAGAGCGCTATTAAAATACCAGCTATGTCGTTCTCTCAACGAACAAGCAAAATACCATCGAGCAAACTATTATTGCTCCGCGCTTCAATCGGACTTACACGACATCGCAGACCCAGTGTTGCCTAAGTTTGGCACTTATCGAGTCATCGCCAACAATCACCATTTTCGTAGCGACTATCAAGCGGCGTTAAGCACCTACCTCGCACTGATAAACGTGTTCCCACAAGGGCATGATATTTCGGGGATCTATAACGATGTGGGTAATTTGCTCAAAGAGCTAAAACAATACGATAAATCAGCGCAGTACCTAGAAGAAGCGCTCGAACTAAGAGCCGACTCTTCAGATTTGATGAAAGCTCAAGTCCATCATAGCTTGGCTGACTTATATCTTAGTCAAGGTCAAAGCGACCTAGCGATTACCCACTTTAAGCAAGCCAAAGTACTGTTGAGTACCTCATCCCATAACTACGGTATCGCTCTGACAAACCTTGGTTTAGGAAAAGCCTACACACAAACCAACGACTATGATTTGGCGAGAGACTATTTAGTCGAGTCTCTATCCGACTCCAACGCACTAAACAACGATGTCATTCGCATCAACGCGTACTTAGCGATCAGCGACATGTTCGAAGAAAGAAAACTAACGCAGGAAGCGCTCAATTATGCACAGCAAGCTTTAGAGTTGGCCGAGCAAGTCACAAGGCATAAGTACATTGCCCAAGCCCTTCTTCAACTTTCTGACATTCATCAAGCATTGAGCGATTACCAACAGGCGTTTTATTTTTACCAACGATACTCGTCGATACAGATGGAAGCACGAGACATCGATAATCGATTAGCCTTTGAAGCACTAGACCTGACTCACGCTAAGTATGAGCAACAACTAGAAAGCTCGTTCTTGGCCAATCAAACACGAATTGACCGCTTTCAAATCGAGAAAATGGAACACCAGCGATTGATGTACAACATCCTTATCATTTTATTGCTGTGTACTGCGAGCTTTACGATATTGGTGAACAAAACGGTTCGTGCGAAAGCGGCTGTTGACGCAATGACAAAAGCGTACGGCCGCACCGAAATAATACGAAGAATCAAACGAGTAAAACGCTGTAAAGGCGCGTATAAACAACACGTTCTGGTTTTGCTAGACCTTGATAAGTTCAAGAAGATAAATGACGAATATGGCCACCCTACTGGTGATCGAGCACTGGTCCATATCAGTGAGCAAATTAGAAAGCACTTAATGAGTGATGAATTGTTTGGCCGCTTAGGCGGTGAAGAGTTTCTTATCATGCTGACCGACACTAAACCTTCTGAAGTACGAGAGCGTGTTGAAGAGTTGCACTACGCAATATCAAGCACTGTCTTCTTAT is a genomic window of Vibrio sp. FE10 containing:
- a CDS encoding tetratricopeptide repeat-containing diguanylate cyclase, whose translation is MIHSVFITFLLFISFNSYSQVSTLDRDHNSSIYASNLDVNATPNADWNALYLSTLNHSPERALNMLQTRYMSSTAYGDKLYLASLLYQYMSHRDQPFYGTTSNDSEYQVIEEAFIFALMKDGQGQYNEAQQGFLTLLAKMQSRSDLTGRALLKYQLCRSLNEQAKYHRANYYCSALQSDLHDIADPVLPKFGTYRVIANNHHFRSDYQAALSTYLALINVFPQGHDISGIYNDVGNLLKELKQYDKSAQYLEEALELRADSSDLMKAQVHHSLADLYLSQGQSDLAITHFKQAKVLLSTSSHNYGIALTNLGLGKAYTQTNDYDLARDYLVESLSDSNALNNDVIRINAYLAISDMFEERKLTQEALNYAQQALELAEQVTRHKYIAQALLQLSDIHQALSDYQQAFYFYQRYSSIQMEARDIDNRLAFEALDLTHAKYEQQLESSFLANQTRIDRFQIEKMEHQRLMYNILIILLLCTASFTILVNKTVRAKAAVDAMTKAYGRTEIIRRIKRVKRCKGAYKQHVLVLLDLDKFKKINDEYGHPTGDRALVHISEQIRKHLMSDELFGRLGGEEFLIMLTDTKPSEVRERVEELHYAISSTVFLSESKKPLNVTASFAYLATSNALSDFDDLYSVLDQALYQAKSNGRNCIIDAYNDPIDLPDVIYSQPACEPTQP
- a CDS encoding OmpA family protein, with amino-acid sequence MKLIKTVFPLCLMIVSANVLAETSNEEFEYRALPDITQIYDLEDDDNDGVINARDLCPDTQIGAEIDNDGCGSYFESSEKKELHILFANNSTEINPAFLSQIRQMAAFLKRYEGTTIELQGYASKVGNAEHNLKLSKDRASHVRRALISNGIQPSRVNIVGHGDSDFSSDDTQINHALHRKVVASVAGFKGNIKEEWHIFTKIKK
- a CDS encoding DUF2750 domain-containing protein produces the protein MSKLTADTQANLELFVSETQETKLVWGLRNEEGWLACDSSEFESSEVMPFWSSKEDAQTHNVEEWADFEVLEIPLDIFVEDWLLTLAEDGVLVGTNWNATLEGKELEPSDLAKLYI
- a CDS encoding TolC family outer membrane protein → MNRLQKTILGLAIALSLPTKAQTLEQAVAFTLESNPEIKSAYNEYVSKRYLNDASGGAYRPSIDLDGGIGYEHTDLATNSDTTDLTRKEATITLTQLIWDGANTSNDIDRTAADAESVRYQLLSNAQDIALEVTKVYLDAVKAYEVLSLSENNLATHKEIYSDIRKRVESGIGSTADMSQVEARIAKAHGNLLAAQNNLFDTHTQFKRLVGQSPLGLTFPRADSGAIPYTVDGALAKAFNQHPVIKIAQADVDSAKFQYKQSKSTNYPTVSFEAAQTWRDDAGGTPGSSDEFSAMVRLRYNLYNGGSDQDRAESAAYQLNKAKDLRESTYRNVEESLRLSWSALDLTVQQKEFLSDHVDSASDTVISYEKQYRIGKRTLLDLLNTENELFEARKGYLDAKYDEQYAKYRVMNATGNLLTGLRVETPQEWNEKVEY